A region of Planococcus sp. MSAK28401 DNA encodes the following proteins:
- a CDS encoding flagellin N-terminal helical domain-containing protein has product MIINHNIAALNTHRQMGSAQSAQMDSMEKLSSGLRINSAKDDAAGLTISEKMRGQIRGLEQGTRNAQDGISMIQTAEGALSETQDILQRMRELSVQSANGTSTDADRTSMQDELNQLTSEINRIGNTTEFNTQKVLNGGIGSNGESKLTLATSAKIIGAETFAAAADNSNISGASIKVDGKTFDVTQALADNATGSIDDVIAALKDSTSGGVKLSDVLNIEKSGTEIVYTSKSQGAASEVKITTSHADEAALLTTANSAGTVTENGVPTTRERHGLEASAALTANDVTLGTTDSLKFTIGNNSEVEVNLNNSGVAKTYDTDNTDTNIAKAAMEDLVKDLNAALQESGMSDKVTASLGADNKLQFISETDKDISVVDGSGTPLTSLGGGLNSIKNVEQVVGAGAEGSGFSTKFQIGANTGQSMSLNVKDMRSAGIGITGNAGQAGFTASNEITNGTNDIKSEAALNISNREDASKSIEVIDKAIASVSSERGKLGAVQNRLEHTINNLGTSSENLTAAESRIRDVDYVEAA; this is encoded by the coding sequence ATGATTATCAATCACAACATCGCAGCACTTAACACGCACCGCCAAATGGGTTCAGCTCAAAGTGCACAAATGGACAGCATGGAGAAATTGTCTTCAGGACTTCGCATCAACAGTGCAAAAGATGATGCAGCGGGTCTTACAATTTCTGAAAAAATGCGCGGACAAATTCGTGGATTAGAGCAAGGTACTCGCAACGCTCAAGATGGTATCTCTATGATTCAAACTGCAGAAGGTGCTTTAAGTGAAACACAGGACATCCTTCAACGTATGCGTGAACTTTCTGTCCAATCAGCCAACGGAACTTCAACTGACGCTGACCGTACGTCAATGCAGGATGAGTTAAACCAGTTAACTTCTGAAATCAACCGTATCGGTAACACGACGGAATTTAATACTCAGAAAGTTTTAAATGGCGGAATTGGTTCAAATGGCGAATCTAAACTTACACTAGCAACGAGTGCAAAAATTATCGGAGCTGAAACATTTGCAGCAGCAGCAGATAATTCTAATATATCGGGAGCTAGTATAAAAGTAGATGGCAAAACTTTTGATGTTACTCAAGCCTTAGCAGATAATGCTACAGGAAGCATTGATGATGTAATTGCTGCTTTAAAAGACTCAACTTCAGGTGGAGTTAAATTATCAGATGTGCTGAATATCGAAAAATCTGGAACCGAAATTGTATACACTAGCAAGTCACAGGGTGCTGCTAGTGAAGTTAAAATTACTACATCGCATGCTGATGAAGCGGCACTGTTAACCACTGCCAATTCGGCAGGTACTGTAACAGAAAATGGAGTGCCTACAACTAGGGAGCGTCACGGGTTAGAAGCAAGTGCCGCTTTAACTGCTAATGATGTAACGTTAGGTACTACGGATTCATTGAAATTTACAATTGGTAATAATAGCGAAGTAGAAGTTAATCTTAATAATAGCGGTGTAGCAAAAACATATGATACTGATAACACAGATACTAATATTGCAAAAGCAGCTATGGAAGATTTAGTGAAAGATTTAAATGCTGCATTACAAGAGTCTGGTATGAGTGACAAAGTTACAGCTTCATTAGGCGCAGATAATAAATTGCAATTCATATCAGAAACGGATAAGGACATCTCTGTTGTAGATGGCTCTGGTACGCCTCTAACTTCATTAGGTGGCGGGCTTAATTCTATTAAAAACGTTGAGCAAGTTGTAGGAGCAGGTGCTGAAGGGTCGGGCTTTAGCACTAAATTCCAAATTGGTGCAAATACAGGTCAATCAATGTCATTAAACGTTAAAGACATGCGTTCAGCGGGTATCGGCATCACAGGTAATGCTGGCCAAGCAGGATTCACAGCTTCAAATGAAATTACAAACGGCACAAATGATATTAAATCAGAAGCTGCTTTAAATATCTCTAACAGAGAAGATGCTTCTAAATCAATTGAGGTTATTGATAAAGCTATTGCTTCAGTATCATCCGAGCGTGGTAAGTTAGGTGCTGTTCAAAACCGTTTAGAACATACCATCAATAACTTAGGTACATCTTCTGAAAACCTAACAGCTGCGGAATCACGTATCCGCGACGTTGATTATGTCGAAGCCGCGTAA
- a CDS encoding flagellin produces the protein MMEQTKNSILAQASQAMLAQSNQMTQSVLQLLR, from the coding sequence ATGATGGAACAAACAAAGAACTCGATTCTTGCACAAGCATCACAAGCAATGTTGGCTCAATCCAATCAAATGACTCAATCAGTTTTACAACTGTTGAGATAA
- a CDS encoding YjfB family protein — MDIAALSMSLSQMNVRQEASVLVTKKAMDQAETNSASVVKMLEQSVQPHIGGSIDLKG; from the coding sequence ATGGATATTGCCGCATTATCAATGTCACTCAGCCAGATGAATGTCCGGCAAGAAGCAAGCGTACTCGTAACGAAAAAAGCAATGGATCAGGCAGAAACGAATAGCGCGAGTGTCGTGAAGATGCTTGAGCAATCCGTGCAGCCGCATATTGGCGGTTCGATTGATTTGAAAGGCTGA
- a CDS encoding DNA endonuclease, producing MELLNLTAIEQNVLIASIMGDGEITKIYPGSRRKNNSYREHFCIQQLDYRIWKYNLLPSYFYFNSTNTLLLSPSLPLFTELFPHFYNVDGNKVISDEMLKLCNLPIFLTTLFLDDGSLSITVDKNNLKKRIYLTPHIYLYLQCFSREDLSKLQTHIFSTFSIEMRLNKRKDGFGYVLKTTKVSETLKFLQLVYKEALDCPSMFYKTNWDFRFEKEISRYRESHPEYSVIASSSERNKNYSEEECNQIRLMKSQGFTDKTIAEKLGRSYWSIVYKWREIRET from the coding sequence GTGGAGTTATTGAACCTGACTGCTATAGAACAAAATGTATTGATAGCAAGCATTATGGGAGATGGTGAAATCACAAAAATCTACCCGGGTTCCCGCAGAAAAAATAATAGTTACCGAGAACATTTCTGTATCCAGCAACTTGATTATCGCATTTGGAAGTATAATTTATTGCCTTCCTATTTTTATTTTAATTCCACAAACACGCTACTACTTTCCCCCTCTCTTCCGCTCTTCACTGAACTATTTCCTCACTTTTATAATGTCGATGGAAATAAAGTCATCTCCGACGAAATGTTAAAACTCTGTAACCTCCCTATTTTTCTTACCACCTTATTTTTAGATGACGGATCATTGTCCATAACAGTGGATAAGAATAATTTAAAAAAGCGAATCTATCTCACTCCGCACATCTATCTATATTTGCAATGTTTTTCGCGAGAAGACCTTAGTAAGTTACAAACTCACATTTTTTCGACCTTCTCGATAGAAATGCGACTAAATAAAAGAAAAGATGGTTTTGGCTACGTGCTAAAAACCACAAAAGTAAGCGAAACATTGAAGTTTCTTCAGCTTGTCTATAAAGAAGCCTTGGACTGCCCCTCTATGTTCTATAAGACAAATTGGGATTTTCGTTTCGAAAAGGAAATCTCAAGATACAGAGAGTCGCATCCAGAATACTCAGTCATCGCCAGTTCATCTGAACGCAACAAAAACTATTCCGAAGAAGAATGCAATCAAATACGGTTGATGAAAAGCCAGGGCTTTACGGATAAAACAATTGCAGAAAAATTAGGTCGGAGCTATTGGTCTATTGTCTATAAATGGAGAGAAATTCGCGAAACTTAG
- a CDS encoding IS256 family transposase, protein MTQFTTDIMQALVKKEDISEVFRKHLETAVNTLLQTELTAFLDYEKYDRIGFNSGNSRNGVYTRTLHTEYGDLELSMPRDRNGEFNQQTVAPYKRSNDTLEAFVIHMFQKGVTMSEISDLIEKMYGHHYTPQTISNMTKVMSEQVEAFKSRPLEQRYACVYLDATYIALKRDTVSKEAVYITIGIREDGSKEVLAYTVAPTESAFVWEEVLLDLKERGVEEVLLFISDGLKGITDRIFAVFPDAQYQACCVHLSRGIRHKVRVTDRKEILDDFKSVYRAENQELGEKALKAFVDKWKTAYPKVAKSLEANPYIFTFYSFPKSIWRSIYSTNLIESFNKNVKKYSKRKEQFPNEDSLDRFLVSQFEIYNQNFSTRCHIGFDQARAELTEMFKQT, encoded by the coding sequence ATGACTCAGTTTACAACAGATATTATGCAAGCTCTAGTAAAAAAAGAAGACATCTCCGAAGTTTTTCGCAAACATTTGGAGACGGCGGTGAATACACTTCTTCAAACGGAACTAACAGCGTTCCTGGATTACGAAAAATACGACCGCATCGGGTTTAATTCCGGCAACTCACGCAATGGTGTCTACACGCGGACACTCCATACGGAGTATGGGGATTTAGAGCTTTCGATGCCACGGGACCGGAATGGCGAATTCAACCAACAGACGGTCGCTCCGTACAAGCGCTCAAACGATACGCTGGAAGCCTTCGTTATTCATATGTTCCAAAAAGGCGTGACCATGTCCGAGATTTCGGACCTGATCGAGAAAATGTACGGCCATCATTACACGCCACAAACCATTTCCAATATGACGAAAGTCATGAGCGAACAGGTCGAGGCGTTTAAATCTCGTCCGTTAGAACAGCGTTATGCGTGTGTCTATCTAGATGCAACTTACATTGCCCTCAAGCGCGACACGGTCTCGAAGGAAGCCGTCTATATTACGATTGGCATCCGAGAGGACGGCTCAAAAGAAGTCTTGGCCTATACAGTGGCACCTACGGAATCCGCATTTGTTTGGGAAGAAGTCCTGTTGGACTTGAAAGAGCGCGGTGTCGAAGAGGTGCTTTTGTTTATCTCCGACGGCTTAAAAGGCATCACTGATCGCATCTTCGCGGTCTTTCCCGATGCTCAATATCAGGCGTGCTGCGTCCACTTGTCGCGTGGGATCCGCCACAAAGTTCGCGTTACCGATCGCAAGGAGATTCTGGATGATTTCAAATCGGTCTACCGGGCAGAGAACCAAGAACTGGGTGAAAAAGCGTTGAAAGCCTTTGTCGACAAATGGAAAACGGCCTATCCCAAAGTGGCGAAATCGTTGGAAGCGAATCCCTATATTTTCACTTTCTACAGCTTCCCAAAATCCATTTGGCGAAGCATCTATTCAACGAACCTGATCGAATCGTTCAACAAGAACGTAAAGAAATACAGCAAGCGCAAGGAGCAATTTCCGAACGAAGATTCCTTGGATCGCTTCCTGGTTTCCCAGTTCGAAATCTATAACCAGAACTTCTCCACCCGTTGCCATATCGGATTCGATCAAGCTCGTGCAGAGCTGACTGAGATGTTCAAGCAAACCTAA
- a CDS encoding glucosaminidase domain-containing protein, producing MMGPINSNWLFQSAMSSLQQTSSMNGSGAANSQMPGMAGPGSFMMLLMAAMMENVQQMQTPMQQAPAANSLSFTTPASSSYNPAVANLTMQHKDVATSAADQSDLKFRPVQFLKLDGQLDGKLSGTAVHFIEAGKKYDIDPNLLSAIAVHETGNGSSRAANEKNNIAGMMGKNGLRSYESVADSIYDMARNLRQNYLNQGKESIAQIGAKYAPVGAANDPTGLNNHWTQGVSKFYTQLT from the coding sequence ATGATGGGGCCGATCAATTCAAATTGGCTGTTTCAGTCGGCGATGAGTTCGCTTCAGCAGACATCGTCAATGAACGGAAGCGGAGCGGCGAACAGCCAAATGCCCGGGATGGCGGGACCAGGGTCGTTTATGATGTTGTTGATGGCGGCGATGATGGAAAATGTCCAGCAAATGCAAACGCCTATGCAGCAAGCGCCGGCCGCGAACAGCTTGTCTTTCACGACGCCGGCAAGTTCTTCGTATAATCCGGCCGTCGCGAATCTGACGATGCAGCATAAAGACGTGGCGACGAGCGCTGCGGATCAAAGCGATCTGAAATTCCGGCCGGTCCAGTTTTTAAAATTGGATGGGCAGCTCGACGGGAAATTGAGCGGCACAGCGGTGCATTTCATTGAAGCTGGCAAGAAATACGATATCGACCCGAATCTATTGTCTGCGATTGCGGTGCACGAAACCGGAAACGGCTCATCGCGTGCGGCAAATGAGAAAAATAATATCGCCGGTATGATGGGCAAAAACGGGCTGCGCAGCTATGAGTCGGTAGCAGACAGCATTTACGATATGGCGCGCAATTTGCGGCAGAATTATTTGAACCAAGGCAAGGAAAGCATCGCGCAAATCGGCGCGAAATATGCTCCGGTCGGCGCGGCGAACGATCCGACCGGCCTCAACAACCATTGGACACAAGGTGTCAGCAAATTTTATACGCAACTCACATAA
- the flaG gene encoding flagellar protein FlaG, which yields MEVTNQAMPQLQEASKIEPIVAKETGIPEKNQFQEPAQPITKEMVANKVAVMNEFLVPTETNIKFQLHEQLEVYYVQVIDTKTDEVLREIPNRKFLDMYASMAEITGMMIDEKR from the coding sequence ATGGAAGTCACTAATCAAGCAATGCCACAGCTTCAAGAGGCCAGCAAAATAGAACCTATCGTTGCAAAAGAAACGGGAATTCCTGAAAAAAACCAATTCCAAGAACCCGCTCAGCCTATTACAAAAGAAATGGTGGCGAATAAAGTCGCCGTCATGAACGAATTTTTAGTACCAACTGAAACCAATATTAAATTCCAGCTGCACGAGCAATTGGAAGTGTATTACGTGCAAGTGATCGATACCAAAACCGATGAAGTGCTGCGAGAGATCCCGAACCGGAAGTTCTTGGACATGTACGCCTCGATGGCCGAAATTACGGGCATGATGATCGATGAAAAACGATAA
- the fliD gene encoding flagellar filament capping protein FliD has protein sequence MSAMRIGGLASGMDTDSIVKQMMQIQKMPLDKLMQQKVWTEWQQEATREQNLAFSSLRTSASNLRLQSSFNAYSAETTGSGSAKVTAGATAMSGKYDVEVKALATPAKYTSATGIQRTPEEAAKSTDAIGVAGRILVDVGGETDVEVNITADMTYKAVADLLQSETAGSVPALRVNFDDTTSRFFISSKELGQAQNFSLSFKTADGATDNPELSKQITGTNDLSVTTTNGANGSIVIDDVEVTGLTSNKTTVNGLTIEMLKVDTDGSSSITVSSDPEKPVQMLKDFVEAYNKTIEDLQKQIVEKRYPDFQPLSDEQKKDMSDNEIELWEEKARSGLLRNDPVMKSALQDLRRAFMDKVGGIGEGSINLLSQIGINTGDYREGGKLFIDEDKLRTVLSEKPDEVMNLFTVRSAAGDGIGARVYDKLNDIVKNLSSQAGSPASAVDNSTMSKKLRRMETEITRWQDRLTSIEDRYWSQFTAMEKALSKMNSQSAWMQQNMFGGM, from the coding sequence ATGAGCGCAATGCGAATCGGCGGATTGGCTTCCGGGATGGACACCGACTCCATCGTAAAACAAATGATGCAAATACAGAAAATGCCATTGGATAAACTGATGCAGCAAAAAGTCTGGACCGAGTGGCAGCAAGAAGCGACACGCGAGCAGAACCTTGCGTTCTCGAGTTTGCGCACGAGCGCCAGCAATTTGCGCTTGCAGTCGAGCTTCAATGCCTATAGCGCCGAAACCACAGGGTCCGGCAGCGCGAAAGTGACAGCGGGCGCAACAGCGATGAGCGGGAAGTATGATGTAGAAGTAAAGGCGCTGGCAACTCCTGCGAAATATACTTCTGCGACAGGGATTCAAAGAACACCGGAAGAAGCAGCTAAATCGACCGACGCCATTGGTGTTGCCGGAAGAATTCTTGTAGACGTCGGAGGGGAAACTGATGTCGAAGTAAACATTACAGCAGACATGACCTATAAAGCGGTCGCAGATTTGTTGCAGTCGGAAACAGCAGGCAGCGTGCCCGCTCTTCGCGTCAATTTTGATGACACCACTTCACGCTTTTTCATTTCCTCGAAAGAACTAGGCCAGGCGCAAAACTTTAGCTTATCTTTCAAGACTGCTGACGGGGCTACAGATAATCCAGAGCTCAGCAAACAAATCACCGGCACAAACGATTTATCAGTTACAACAACCAACGGGGCAAATGGTTCTATCGTTATCGATGACGTTGAAGTAACCGGTCTAACCAGCAATAAAACAACTGTTAACGGGCTGACGATTGAGATGCTCAAAGTTGATACAGACGGTTCATCGTCCATAACCGTTAGCTCCGATCCAGAAAAGCCGGTACAGATGCTTAAAGATTTTGTAGAAGCATATAACAAAACGATCGAAGATTTGCAAAAACAGATTGTGGAAAAACGCTACCCGGATTTCCAGCCGCTTTCGGATGAACAGAAAAAAGACATGAGCGATAACGAAATCGAATTATGGGAAGAAAAAGCGCGCAGCGGCTTGTTGCGTAATGATCCCGTAATGAAATCGGCGCTGCAGGACTTGCGCCGTGCATTCATGGACAAAGTCGGCGGTATCGGGGAGGGCAGCATTAATTTATTGTCCCAAATCGGCATCAACACAGGCGATTACCGCGAAGGCGGGAAATTGTTCATCGATGAAGATAAATTGAGGACCGTTCTTTCAGAAAAACCGGATGAAGTGATGAACTTGTTCACGGTCCGCAGTGCAGCTGGCGACGGAATCGGCGCGCGCGTCTATGACAAGCTGAACGACATCGTCAAGAACCTGAGCTCACAGGCGGGCAGCCCGGCAAGCGCCGTCGACAACAGCACCATGTCCAAAAAATTGCGCCGCATGGAAACGGAAATCACGCGCTGGCAGGACCGTTTGACGAGCATCGAAGACCGCTACTGGAGCCAGTTCACGGCGATGGAAAAAGCGCTCAGCAAAATGAATTCACAAAGCGCTTGGATGCAGCAGAATATGTTCGGAGGCATGTAA
- a CDS encoding flagellar protein FliT — translation MENRLDGLTEFLAQTQVIYEQAKLIDSDMDKNELAQLERLQELFDSRQETIEALAAQGTSEWSADEQAIIAKIQQTEIQLKPLMQTVQEQFSAQMTRLGQTRKVSGKYAGAYRQTASGGSFIDQRK, via the coding sequence ATGGAGAACAGGCTCGATGGGCTCACCGAATTTTTGGCGCAGACACAAGTGATTTACGAACAAGCGAAATTGATTGATTCAGATATGGATAAAAATGAACTGGCACAGCTCGAACGGCTTCAGGAATTATTCGATAGCCGGCAAGAGACCATCGAAGCGCTCGCTGCACAAGGAACGAGCGAATGGTCAGCAGATGAACAAGCGATCATCGCCAAAATCCAGCAGACAGAAATTCAGCTGAAGCCGCTCATGCAGACGGTGCAGGAACAGTTTTCGGCACAGATGACCCGGCTCGGCCAAACAAGGAAAGTCTCCGGGAAATATGCCGGTGCTTACCGCCAGACCGCGAGCGGCGGTTCATTTATCGACCAACGCAAGTAA
- the fliS gene encoding flagellar export chaperone FliS, whose product MATINPYQTYQQNSVMTASSEELTLMLYNGCLKFIKLAKKAMLDKQFEEKNKNLLKAQAIIQELRSTLNPDIALSKELEQLYEYQNNSLMEANMKNDAAALDAVLADVTELRNTWKQAMALAKQ is encoded by the coding sequence ATGGCAACGATCAATCCATACCAGACTTACCAGCAAAATTCCGTCATGACCGCATCTTCCGAAGAGTTAACCTTGATGCTCTATAACGGCTGCTTGAAATTCATCAAACTCGCAAAAAAAGCAATGCTAGATAAACAGTTTGAAGAAAAGAACAAAAACTTGCTGAAAGCGCAGGCTATCATTCAGGAACTGCGCAGCACCTTAAACCCGGACATCGCGCTGTCGAAAGAACTCGAACAGCTGTATGAATACCAAAACAACTCGCTCATGGAAGCGAATATGAAAAACGACGCAGCGGCACTCGACGCAGTTCTCGCAGATGTAACAGAACTGCGCAACACCTGGAAGCAAGCCATGGCATTAGCAAAACAATAA
- the motA gene encoding flagellar motor stator protein MotA: protein MDKTSWLGIILGVLVLVGGMALKGSSPAALYNPAALVIIFMGTAACILIAFPMDEVKRIPGLFKVLFGEQKTLSIKEMIPMFTGWAMVARKEGLLALEERAEEVEDPFLQRGLKMVVDGQSLEHIRDLMEEDIAAMEDRHELGAKIFTQAGTYAPTLGVLGAVIGLVAALGHLDDVALLGKSISAAFIATLFGIFTGYVLWHPFANKLKRKSEHEARVKQIMLEGLLAVQEGLPARTVEEKLLTYLPAKDRVLEDEQKSGVEVEA, encoded by the coding sequence GTGGATAAGACATCTTGGTTAGGCATCATCTTGGGCGTACTTGTGCTCGTCGGCGGCATGGCCTTGAAAGGGTCCAGCCCGGCCGCACTATATAACCCAGCCGCATTGGTCATCATTTTCATGGGCACCGCTGCCTGTATCTTGATCGCCTTTCCGATGGATGAAGTAAAGCGCATCCCGGGGCTGTTCAAAGTCCTGTTCGGGGAACAGAAAACATTGTCGATCAAAGAAATGATTCCAATGTTCACCGGCTGGGCAATGGTCGCAAGAAAAGAAGGCTTGCTCGCCTTGGAAGAGCGTGCAGAAGAAGTAGAAGACCCATTTTTGCAGCGCGGCTTGAAGATGGTCGTCGATGGCCAATCGCTCGAGCATATCCGTGACTTGATGGAAGAAGACATCGCGGCAATGGAAGACCGCCACGAACTCGGCGCAAAAATTTTCACCCAGGCCGGTACATATGCGCCGACACTTGGCGTACTTGGTGCCGTTATCGGTCTCGTTGCGGCGCTCGGCCATTTGGATGATGTGGCATTGCTCGGGAAATCGATTTCGGCGGCCTTTATTGCGACGCTGTTCGGAATTTTCACGGGATATGTGCTGTGGCACCCATTCGCCAATAAATTAAAGCGCAAATCCGAACACGAAGCGCGCGTGAAACAAATTATGCTTGAAGGCTTGCTTGCTGTACAAGAGGGCTTGCCTGCACGGACTGTAGAAGAGAAACTTTTGACGTATCTGCCGGCTAAAGACCGTGTGCTAGAAGACGAACAAAAGAGTGGTGTTGAAGTTGAAGCGTAA
- the motB gene encoding flagellar motor protein MotB: MKRKHKHEEHVDESWLIPYADILTLLLALFIVLFAASEVDAKKFKAISESFNVELQGGTGLLDQSAPVELDTDTSPFAIIPEEGMTEEMMEEVEAVRDRQELGEFQEKIESYIDEKGLSPKLQTELTDKGLMLTINEGVLYQSGSANIDEQARTIASELSELLVSDPPRMIYIEGHTDNVPAAGGEFESNWELSSARAINFMKILLENGDLDPRKFSATGYSEYQPIAKNDTKEGRAQNRRVEVLISPYKDQPETKE, from the coding sequence TTGAAGCGTAAACACAAGCACGAGGAACATGTCGACGAATCCTGGCTCATTCCATATGCCGACATCTTGACGCTGCTCTTGGCACTATTTATCGTGCTGTTTGCGGCAAGCGAAGTCGATGCGAAAAAATTCAAGGCCATTTCCGAATCGTTCAATGTGGAATTGCAGGGGGGCACTGGGCTGCTTGACCAGTCAGCGCCAGTGGAACTGGACACCGACACTTCGCCATTTGCGATCATTCCTGAAGAAGGCATGACCGAGGAAATGATGGAAGAAGTGGAAGCTGTGCGCGACCGCCAGGAACTGGGCGAGTTCCAGGAGAAAATCGAATCGTATATCGATGAAAAGGGCTTATCGCCGAAGCTTCAGACAGAGTTGACCGATAAAGGGCTCATGCTGACGATTAATGAAGGCGTCTTGTATCAATCCGGAAGCGCGAATATCGACGAGCAGGCGCGTACGATCGCGAGCGAATTATCAGAGCTGCTCGTCAGTGATCCGCCGCGGATGATCTACATCGAAGGCCACACAGATAATGTGCCGGCAGCTGGCGGCGAGTTTGAATCGAATTGGGAACTCAGTTCGGCACGTGCCATCAACTTTATGAAAATTTTGCTGGAGAATGGCGACTTGGACCCTAGAAAATTCAGCGCGACCGGCTACAGTGAATACCAGCCGATCGCTAAGAATGACACAAAAGAGGGGCGTGCGCAAAATCGCCGCGTCGAAGTGCTGATTTCGCCTTATAAAGATCAGCCCGAAACCAAAGAGTAA
- a CDS encoding flagellar basal body-associated FliL family protein yields the protein MKKVLLVLLIAALVGAGGAIYFLLTQKDVDADAPLTADEMVELSIDTEEITTNLATPASYAVVQFNILSADKKVKEEMEKRHAEVRAAAIATVAGMEKEQLVGTEGITLLQDEMTAQLESLVGKGKVERVLVTQFKVQ from the coding sequence ATGAAAAAAGTATTGTTGGTCTTATTGATTGCGGCGCTTGTGGGTGCTGGAGGGGCGATTTATTTTCTCCTAACGCAAAAAGATGTGGATGCAGATGCACCGCTGACAGCCGATGAAATGGTGGAGCTGAGCATCGACACGGAAGAAATCACGACAAATCTCGCCACGCCGGCATCTTATGCAGTGGTTCAGTTTAATATTTTATCAGCGGATAAAAAAGTAAAAGAAGAGATGGAAAAGCGCCATGCTGAAGTTCGGGCTGCGGCAATCGCAACCGTAGCGGGCATGGAAAAAGAACAGCTGGTTGGCACAGAAGGCATTACCTTGCTCCAGGATGAAATGACGGCACAGCTCGAAAGCCTGGTCGGCAAAGGAAAAGTGGAACGCGTGCTTGTCACGCAATTCAAAGTGCAATAA
- a CDS encoding flagellar protein, translating into MRDQIACCLKCHQDNETAFKKVYMFLQEHAHRNASLEDVHLFTGVSVHKISEFLREGRILTGDYPNLGYPCSHCKQLIHRHMLCEDCRLEFLRSANEILAEDGDWANSNQAHWKLKK; encoded by the coding sequence TTGCGTGATCAAATCGCTTGCTGCTTGAAATGCCACCAGGATAATGAAACGGCATTCAAAAAAGTCTATATGTTTTTGCAAGAGCATGCACACCGGAACGCGTCTCTCGAAGATGTCCATCTATTCACCGGCGTCTCTGTCCATAAGATTTCTGAATTCCTGCGGGAAGGGCGGATTTTGACAGGAGATTATCCAAATCTCGGTTATCCGTGCTCCCATTGCAAACAGCTCATCCATCGCCACATGCTCTGTGAAGACTGCCGACTGGAGTTTTTAAGAAGCGCCAACGAGATCCTGGCTGAAGATGGGGATTGGGCAAACAGCAACCAAGCGCACTGGAAATTAAAAAAATAA
- the flgM gene encoding flagellar biosynthesis anti-sigma factor FlgM, with protein sequence MNIDKTNSSSFIQSYQKQMQVTPAQKARPLQKEDHLQISSEAKAMFEKNTEADIARQEKIQLLKAQVASGEYQVDQDKVAEKIHQYWFDK encoded by the coding sequence ATGAATATTGATAAAACGAATAGTTCTTCCTTTATACAATCTTATCAAAAACAAATGCAGGTGACGCCGGCTCAAAAGGCGCGCCCGCTTCAAAAGGAAGACCATCTGCAGATTTCAAGTGAGGCGAAGGCGATGTTCGAGAAGAATACGGAAGCGGATATCGCCCGTCAGGAAAAAATACAGCTGCTGAAGGCGCAGGTTGCCTCTGGTGAGTACCAGGTCGACCAAGACAAGGTAGCTGAGAAAATCCATCAGTACTGGTTTGACAAATGA
- a CDS encoding flagellar protein FlgN, with the protein MMTATLDELIVIQQQLIRYAERKQTVLIEHKVDELTELVKEETRLIRRLGQLEDERERLVIEVLEEHPGLSFSQFTEQLTDETAKQALQEQLTTLKQLLMELQAKNRQNEKLVQDSVDFIAGMIGHITTPAKQPYNYQPQSSNKNTQSTNRGFFDTKA; encoded by the coding sequence ATGATGACCGCAACACTTGATGAGCTGATCGTAATACAGCAGCAGTTGATCCGCTACGCGGAGCGCAAGCAAACGGTGCTGATTGAGCATAAAGTCGATGAGCTGACAGAACTCGTCAAAGAAGAAACACGGCTGATCCGCAGGCTTGGGCAACTGGAAGATGAACGAGAACGCCTGGTGATTGAAGTGCTCGAAGAACATCCTGGGCTCAGCTTCAGCCAGTTCACGGAGCAATTGACCGATGAAACGGCCAAACAGGCGCTGCAGGAACAATTAACGACCTTGAAACAATTGCTCATGGAACTGCAAGCGAAAAACCGCCAGAACGAGAAACTGGTGCAAGATTCCGTAGATTTTATCGCGGGCATGATCGGGCACATCACGACGCCTGCTAAACAGCCATACAATTACCAGCCTCAATCCAGCAACAAAAATACACAGTCAACCAATCGGGGCTTTTTCGATACAAAAGCGTAA